From a single Granulicella aggregans genomic region:
- a CDS encoding YpdA family putative bacillithiol disulfide reductase yields the protein MSEFSANHEETYDMLVIGAGPTGLACAIEAKRAGFKSVLIDKGCLCNSLFHYPAHMTFFTTPELLEIGDIPFSSPNQKPNRMEALEYYRKVAEHYALDVRQYETVVSVAGSDGDFIVHTTDRFDRRTRHRARKLVIATGYYDLPNYLNIPGEEMSKVRHYYHEPHPFFGLDVVVIGGKNSAAIAALDLWRHGAKVTLVHRGSAMHPHVKYWILPDINNRVKNGEITAYFNSSVIEVREDDLTIATPEGPVTVPNHFVFALTGYHPDFSFIERLGVKLDAENDRCPVCDPSTLESNVSGIYLAGVIVAGERTNEIFIENGRFHGKQIADDLKVKLGVAV from the coding sequence ATGAGCGAGTTTTCGGCGAATCACGAAGAGACCTACGACATGCTGGTGATCGGCGCGGGGCCGACCGGTCTTGCCTGCGCGATTGAGGCCAAGCGGGCCGGGTTCAAGTCCGTGCTGATCGATAAGGGCTGCCTGTGCAACTCGCTCTTTCACTATCCTGCGCACATGACGTTCTTCACTACGCCGGAGTTGCTCGAGATCGGCGATATCCCTTTTTCCAGCCCTAACCAGAAGCCGAACCGCATGGAGGCGCTCGAGTACTACCGCAAGGTAGCGGAGCACTACGCGCTCGATGTGCGGCAGTACGAGACGGTCGTTTCCGTGGCGGGATCGGACGGCGACTTCATCGTGCATACGACCGACCGGTTCGACCGCAGGACGAGACATCGCGCTCGCAAGCTGGTAATCGCGACGGGCTACTACGACCTTCCGAACTATCTGAATATTCCCGGCGAAGAGATGAGCAAGGTTCGCCACTACTACCATGAGCCGCACCCGTTCTTCGGACTGGACGTGGTGGTGATCGGCGGGAAGAACTCGGCAGCCATCGCCGCGCTTGATCTTTGGAGACACGGAGCCAAAGTGACGCTGGTACATCGTGGATCGGCGATGCATCCCCATGTGAAGTACTGGATTCTTCCGGACATCAATAACCGCGTGAAGAACGGCGAGATCACGGCGTACTTCAATAGCTCCGTGATCGAGGTGCGCGAGGATGACCTGACCATCGCGACGCCCGAAGGGCCGGTCACGGTTCCGAACCACTTCGTCTTTGCATTGACCGGCTACCATCCCGACTTCAGCTTCATCGAACGGCTCGGCGTGAAGCTGGACGCGGAGAACGACCGCTGCCCCGTCTGCGATCCTTCAACGCTGGAGAGTAATGTGTCCGGGATCTATCTTGCGGGTGTGATTGTGGCGGGAGAGCGGACGAACGAGATCTTCATTGAGAACGGAAGATTTCATGGCAAGCAGATCGCCGACGATCTGAAGGTGAAGCTGGGCGTTGCAGTCTGA
- a CDS encoding ABC transporter ATP-binding protein, with protein MIVEIQGLKKIYEGKQRVVAVDGIDLGVREGEIYGLLGPNGAGKTTTISVCTTRALPSAGVVHINGIDVVRSAAVARTCIGVVPQYNTLDRACTIFENINFHCRYFGFSRADAKARTEQLLEQFHLSERTGAYPSQLSGGLAQRVQIARAIAHRPKVLFLDEPSAGLDPQSRIAMWEAVSGLRKEGITVVLTTHYMEEADELCDRVAIIDHGKILVEDTPAALKQSIGAQRLYDLDLASEGSDADLSASLRLLPGVTSVETLPGGLRIFADSTDGLLAGIVNTATPYGLRDLRITETSLETVFIKLTGRDLRE; from the coding sequence GTGATTGTCGAGATTCAAGGACTCAAGAAGATCTACGAAGGCAAGCAGCGGGTCGTCGCCGTCGACGGCATTGATCTGGGTGTGCGCGAGGGAGAGATTTACGGCCTGCTCGGCCCCAACGGTGCTGGAAAGACGACCACCATCAGCGTCTGCACTACCCGTGCCCTGCCCTCGGCCGGAGTGGTCCACATTAACGGAATCGACGTCGTCAGATCTGCCGCTGTCGCAAGGACTTGCATCGGCGTCGTCCCGCAATACAACACGCTCGACCGCGCCTGCACCATCTTCGAGAACATCAACTTCCACTGCCGATACTTCGGCTTCTCGCGGGCCGACGCGAAGGCGAGAACCGAACAACTGCTCGAACAGTTCCACCTCTCCGAGCGCACCGGTGCCTACCCGTCGCAGCTCTCTGGCGGCCTCGCCCAGCGAGTGCAGATCGCCCGTGCCATCGCCCACCGCCCCAAGGTGCTGTTCCTCGATGAGCCGAGTGCGGGCCTCGATCCGCAGTCACGTATTGCCATGTGGGAGGCTGTCTCCGGGCTACGCAAGGAGGGCATCACCGTCGTCCTGACGACTCACTACATGGAAGAAGCCGACGAACTCTGCGACCGGGTCGCCATCATCGACCACGGCAAGATCCTTGTCGAAGACACGCCCGCCGCACTCAAGCAATCGATTGGTGCGCAGCGTCTCTACGACCTCGATCTAGCCAGCGAAGGCAGCGACGCTGATCTATCCGCGTCGCTGCGGCTGCTTCCAGGTGTTACATCGGTAGAGACCCTTCCCGGCGGCCTCCGGATCTTCGCCGACAGCACCGATGGCCTGCTCGCTGGAATCGTCAACACCGCCACCCCCTACGGCCTCCGCGATCTTCGCATCACCGAAACCAGCCTGGAGACCGTCTTCATCAAACTCACCGGCAGAGACCTACGCGAATAA
- a CDS encoding GvpL/GvpF family gas vesicle protein, with protein sequence MSWYAYCIAERKVFPELGRHRRPIPLAGVTGLFGNQTFLFPAGDLAVIVSEHSAEDSARTDQQVAKDHARVIGECFKLSTVLPFRFNTTFADDDCLRRSVRSNQRHFLANVERLRGKAEMHLKVLVDDICPGTAARDMTVGQQYLTSLRESASRQRERQSKARALSLQMHRMFLPIAEEITCKRIDSGKMLLDIAHLIDNKTIERYQNKYSSATQQLKECRMQLSGPWPPYHFVHKSSSTPTHNA encoded by the coding sequence ATGTCCTGGTACGCCTACTGCATCGCAGAACGTAAAGTCTTTCCCGAGCTCGGCCGGCACCGCCGTCCCATTCCGCTTGCCGGGGTCACTGGACTCTTCGGCAACCAGACCTTCCTCTTTCCCGCAGGTGATCTGGCAGTCATCGTCTCCGAGCACAGCGCCGAAGACTCCGCCCGCACCGACCAGCAGGTCGCGAAGGACCACGCCCGCGTCATCGGCGAGTGCTTCAAGCTCTCCACCGTCCTTCCCTTCCGCTTCAACACCACCTTCGCCGACGACGACTGCCTGAGGCGTTCCGTGCGTTCGAACCAGAGACACTTCCTCGCCAACGTTGAGCGTCTTCGCGGCAAGGCCGAGATGCACCTCAAGGTCCTTGTAGACGACATCTGTCCCGGAACCGCTGCCCGCGACATGACCGTCGGGCAGCAATACCTGACCAGCCTGCGCGAGAGCGCGAGCCGCCAGCGCGAACGCCAATCCAAGGCCCGCGCCCTATCCCTGCAGATGCACCGTATGTTCCTGCCCATTGCAGAGGAGATCACCTGCAAGCGCATTGACTCCGGCAAGATGCTGCTCGACATCGCGCACCTGATCGACAACAAGACCATCGAGCGCTATCAGAACAAGTACTCGTCGGCGACCCAGCAACTCAAAGAGTGCCGCATGCAGTTGTCCGGCCCGTGGCCTCCGTATCACTTCGTTCACAAGAGCAGCTCCACACCGACACACAACGCTTAG
- a CDS encoding SDR family NAD(P)-dependent oxidoreductase gives MAITSGGQTVLITGASSGIGRATALAFANLGARLLICSRRLDPLEELARELTAAGAEGVYAFALDVSDRLAVERTLYSLPEEWRDIDILVNNAGLSRGLTKVYEQDPEDWQEMVDTNVLGLLHVTRAIVPRMVQRGIGHVINLGSTAGHMTYANGTVYCASKAAEMAISEGLKLDLMGTPVRVTSIDPGMVETDFSRVRFRGDEEKAAKVYANITPLQPSDVADAIVWVASRPVHVNIHSMLITSIDQGNSMVLNRRG, from the coding sequence ATGGCTATCACTTCTGGCGGACAGACAGTTCTTATCACCGGCGCTAGCTCCGGCATCGGAAGGGCGACCGCGCTCGCCTTCGCGAACCTGGGAGCCAGACTCCTTATTTGCAGCCGCCGCCTCGATCCTTTGGAGGAGCTTGCGCGGGAGCTTACAGCTGCTGGGGCCGAGGGCGTCTACGCATTCGCTCTGGACGTGTCGGACCGGCTCGCCGTAGAGCGCACCTTGTACTCACTCCCCGAGGAATGGCGAGACATCGATATCCTGGTCAACAATGCCGGTCTCAGCCGCGGGCTGACCAAGGTCTACGAGCAGGACCCCGAAGACTGGCAGGAGATGGTCGACACCAACGTTCTGGGCCTGCTGCATGTAACCCGCGCTATCGTCCCGCGCATGGTGCAGCGCGGCATCGGCCACGTCATCAACCTCGGCTCAACCGCAGGGCACATGACCTATGCGAATGGAACCGTCTATTGCGCCAGTAAGGCAGCTGAGATGGCGATCAGCGAAGGCTTGAAGCTCGACCTGATGGGAACGCCCGTGCGGGTCACGTCAATCGACCCGGGCATGGTCGAGACGGATTTCTCCAGGGTACGTTTTCGCGGTGACGAAGAGAAAGCAGCAAAGGTCTACGCCAATATCACTCCGCTTCAGCCTTCTGACGTAGCGGATGCGATCGTATGGGTCGCCAGCCGGCCGGTACATGTGAACATCCACAGCATGCTGATCACCAGCATCGATCAGGGAAATTCCATGGTTCTCAACCGCCGCGGCTGA
- a CDS encoding ABC transporter permease: protein MTTAIAIPSQAKISKTSLYTRAFLGLYLRDLYVLRRELFPFGIRVCMNPLLFLFVFTYVIPGMGDHGSAAAMNPSAALASSGISYSTVLLPGLMAVGIMFSGIAAVALPLAVEFGSTREIDDRVMCPLPVAFVAIEKIVFSAMQSVFAACIVYPLAYYVPAVHPVTHVDSWPFLIVVVVLASLTAGALGLTIGTSVKPSQIGLIFGVVVIPITFLGCVYYPWAMLKHIKWLQYGVLVNPIVYMSEGLRAALTPKLDHMNPAVIILMLCVALTTLTWLGMRGFLRRVIG, encoded by the coding sequence ATGACCACAGCCATCGCCATCCCGTCCCAGGCAAAGATCTCGAAGACCTCGCTCTACACCCGCGCCTTCCTCGGGCTATACCTCCGCGATCTCTACGTGCTGCGTCGCGAGCTCTTCCCCTTCGGCATCCGCGTCTGCATGAACCCCTTGCTCTTCCTCTTTGTCTTCACCTACGTGATTCCAGGCATGGGCGATCACGGCTCAGCCGCCGCGATGAACCCCTCCGCGGCCCTGGCCAGTTCGGGCATCTCTTATTCCACCGTGCTTTTGCCAGGACTGATGGCGGTAGGCATCATGTTCTCCGGCATCGCAGCCGTCGCGCTTCCCCTAGCCGTCGAGTTCGGTTCGACCCGCGAGATCGACGACCGAGTCATGTGTCCGCTGCCTGTCGCCTTCGTGGCAATTGAAAAGATCGTCTTCTCAGCCATGCAGTCAGTCTTCGCCGCTTGCATCGTCTATCCACTCGCCTACTACGTCCCCGCCGTCCATCCCGTCACGCACGTCGATAGTTGGCCGTTCCTGATCGTCGTGGTCGTGCTCGCCAGTCTCACAGCCGGCGCGCTCGGGCTCACCATCGGCACCAGCGTGAAGCCCTCGCAGATTGGCCTGATCTTCGGCGTGGTCGTCATCCCGATCACCTTCCTCGGCTGCGTCTACTATCCTTGGGCGATGCTCAAGCACATCAAGTGGCTACAGTACGGCGTGCTCGTCAACCCCATCGTCTACATGAGCGAGGGCCTGCGCGCGGCGCTGACCCCAAAACTCGATCATATGAACCCGGCTGTGATAATCCTGATGCTCTGCGTCGCTCTCACCACGCTGACGTGGCTCGGGATGAGGGGCTTTCTAAGACGCGTCATCGGTTGA
- a CDS encoding OmpA family protein produces the protein MMHDSSKKIKSPRRVLNIFAKATLTPLAASLLVPMAALQVSSAQELNPTAQTQPRPQDNQITQQNGIYIYRVKVVQRDLDAVNYLHRSGSTTIGFEGTALLPMAKGEAKVESERGGITIDASFKGLTPANGFGPEYLTYVLWAITPDGRPANLGEILPSHDKNTIHVTTAFQSFGMIVTAEPYYSVSQPSDVVVMQNIIKQDKTTGVLEKVNAHYTLLPRGLYAETDGAKSNLDPITRDMKSPLEIYEAHNAYRIAQSVGADKYSPEIMHEAAQDLKNADDMDANKHGDRKMEITFAREVVQRAEDARIDTLRKQAAERQRNSDLAQQEAQQQAAQSAADAQQAQIAAAQAQASAAQAQAAKDKADAERARAEAEAADARARAAEANKSVEDANAKREQLRAQLNSVLQTSETARGLIVNMSDVLFDTGKYTLKPDTKVALAKVSGILAAYPSLKLQVEGYTDSVGGDDYNQKLSENRAGSVKDFLVGQGVSMNNISAAGYGKADPVADNSTASGRAQNRRVQLVVSGDAIGVAQQTGPDAAPAGTPTQQ, from the coding sequence ATGATGCACGACAGCTCGAAAAAGATCAAGTCCCCCCGCAGAGTACTTAATATCTTCGCCAAGGCAACTCTCACCCCCCTGGCCGCTTCACTCCTTGTCCCCATGGCAGCGCTGCAGGTCTCGTCCGCGCAGGAGTTGAACCCCACTGCCCAGACGCAGCCTCGGCCCCAGGACAACCAGATCACCCAGCAGAACGGCATCTATATCTATCGCGTAAAGGTCGTTCAGCGCGACCTGGACGCGGTGAACTACCTGCACCGCAGCGGCTCAACCACCATCGGCTTTGAAGGAACCGCTCTGCTGCCTATGGCAAAGGGCGAGGCCAAGGTTGAGAGCGAGCGCGGCGGCATCACCATCGATGCCAGCTTCAAGGGCCTCACCCCGGCAAACGGCTTCGGCCCCGAGTATCTGACCTACGTCCTCTGGGCGATCACGCCAGACGGTCGCCCCGCCAATCTTGGCGAGATTCTGCCCTCCCACGATAAAAACACCATCCACGTCACCACCGCCTTCCAGTCCTTCGGCATGATTGTGACTGCCGAACCCTACTACTCCGTAAGCCAGCCCAGCGACGTCGTCGTGATGCAGAACATCATCAAGCAAGACAAGACGACCGGCGTGCTTGAGAAGGTAAACGCTCACTACACACTTCTTCCCCGTGGGCTGTACGCCGAGACAGACGGAGCGAAATCGAATCTTGATCCCATCACTCGGGACATGAAGTCGCCGCTCGAGATCTATGAGGCGCACAACGCTTACCGGATCGCCCAATCCGTCGGTGCCGATAAGTATTCTCCCGAAATCATGCATGAAGCTGCTCAGGACCTGAAGAACGCCGACGACATGGACGCGAACAAGCATGGCGATCGCAAGATGGAGATTACCTTTGCTCGCGAGGTCGTGCAGCGCGCCGAAGACGCCCGCATTGATACCCTGCGCAAGCAGGCTGCCGAACGTCAGCGCAACTCGGATCTGGCCCAGCAGGAGGCGCAGCAGCAGGCGGCTCAGTCTGCCGCCGATGCCCAGCAGGCTCAGATCGCCGCTGCCCAGGCTCAGGCATCTGCGGCTCAGGCCCAGGCCGCCAAAGACAAGGCTGACGCAGAACGCGCTCGCGCAGAGGCAGAAGCAGCCGATGCCCGCGCCCGTGCCGCCGAAGCAAATAAGAGCGTGGAAGATGCGAACGCCAAGCGCGAACAGCTGCGAGCGCAACTGAACAGCGTCCTTCAGACGAGCGAAACGGCTCGCGGCCTTATAGTGAACATGTCGGACGTGCTCTTCGACACCGGCAAGTACACATTGAAGCCGGACACCAAGGTCGCACTGGCCAAGGTCTCTGGAATTCTCGCTGCCTATCCTTCGCTGAAGCTGCAGGTTGAAGGATATACGGACAGCGTCGGCGGAGATGACTACAACCAGAAGCTTTCCGAAAACCGCGCCGGTTCGGTCAAGGACTTCCTCGTCGGCCAGGGCGTATCGATGAACAACATCAGCGCTGCCGGATACGGAAAGGCTGATCCTGTCGCGGACAACTCCACCGCTTCGGGCCGGGCTCAGAACCGTCGTGTCCAGCTCGTTGTCTCGGGCGACGCTATCGGAGTGGCACAGCAGACCGGTCCCGATGCAGCTCCTGCCGGAACCCCAACCCAGCAGTAG